One window of uncultured Trichococcus sp. genomic DNA carries:
- the glyA gene encoding serine hydroxymethyltransferase: MDKELFAAIDKERERQENGIELIASENFVSEDVMRAQGSILTNKYAEGYPGRRYYGGCEFIDIIENLAIDRIKAIFGAEYANVQPHSGSQANMAAYRALVQPGDKILGMDLSHGGHLTHGASVNFSGQTYDFVAYGVEKESETINYDTVREIALKEQPKLIVAGASAYPRAIDFKRLREIADEVGAYFMVDMAHIAGLCATGHHQNPVEYAHIVTTTTHKTLRGPRGGVILAKEEFGKKLNSAVFPGIQGGPLEHVIAAKAVSFFEAATPEYTEYIGQVIKNAQAMADVFNASDLRVISGGTDNHLLLLDVTSSGLNGKQVEKLLDTVEITVNKNTIPFETLGANKASGIRIGTPAITTRGLKEAEARKIAELIVETIQNHTDEAKLDEVRAAVKAITQAFPLHKKLAATEA; this comes from the coding sequence ATGGATAAAGAATTATTTGCAGCAATTGATAAAGAACGCGAAAGACAAGAGAACGGAATCGAGCTGATTGCTTCCGAAAACTTTGTATCTGAAGATGTTATGAGAGCGCAAGGCAGCATCTTGACCAATAAATATGCTGAAGGCTACCCTGGTCGTCGTTACTATGGTGGTTGCGAATTTATCGATATCATCGAAAATTTGGCGATCGATCGCATTAAAGCAATATTCGGTGCAGAATATGCCAACGTACAACCACATTCCGGTTCGCAAGCAAATATGGCAGCTTACCGTGCATTAGTTCAACCCGGCGACAAAATCTTGGGTATGGACCTTAGCCATGGCGGCCACTTGACGCATGGCGCATCCGTGAATTTCAGCGGTCAGACCTATGACTTCGTTGCTTACGGTGTGGAAAAAGAATCAGAAACAATCAATTATGACACGGTCAGAGAGATTGCCCTGAAAGAACAACCAAAATTGATCGTTGCCGGCGCCAGCGCTTACCCACGCGCGATCGATTTCAAACGTTTAAGAGAAATCGCTGATGAAGTCGGCGCTTACTTTATGGTGGATATGGCTCATATCGCAGGACTTTGCGCAACGGGACATCACCAAAATCCGGTTGAATATGCCCACATCGTAACAACCACAACACACAAAACACTTCGCGGCCCGCGCGGTGGCGTCATCTTAGCCAAAGAAGAATTCGGCAAAAAGTTGAACAGCGCTGTGTTCCCAGGCATCCAAGGCGGTCCTTTAGAACACGTCATCGCTGCTAAAGCTGTATCATTCTTTGAAGCTGCAACACCGGAGTACACTGAATATATCGGACAGGTCATCAAAAATGCCCAAGCAATGGCTGATGTATTTAATGCATCCGACCTGCGCGTCATCAGTGGCGGAACAGACAATCACTTATTGTTATTGGATGTTACAAGCAGTGGCTTGAACGGAAAACAAGTAGAAAAATTATTGGACACCGTTGAAATCACTGTCAATAAAAATACGATTCCTTTTGAAACGCTTGGCGCCAACAAAGCCAGCGGCATCCGTATCGGCACACCTGCCATCACAACAAGAGGCCTGAAGGAAGCAGAAGCACGCAAAATCGCTGAATTGATCGTGGAAACTATCCAAAACCACACAGATGAAGCGAAATTGGATGAAGTCCGTGCGGCTGTAAAAGCCATCACGCAAGCTTTCCCATTGCACAAAAAACTGGCTGCAACTGAAGCTTAA
- a CDS encoding L-threonylcarbamoyladenylate synthase has product METKIYDAATIDEAAELLKAGQLIAFPTETVYGLGAIASNDEAVKNVYKVKGRPSDNPLIVHVSDREIAQYVAFVPQQAEALMEAFWPGPLTLIFPMKEGVFAPTVTAGHNTVALRMPAQEQTLELIRKTGFPLVGPSANTSGKPSPTAAQHVMHDLSGKIAGILDGGETQIGLESTVLDLTNAAGPVILRPGAITEVQLEPIIGKVAGSTQTTNEAEAPKAPGMKYQHYAPAQPVILIDGTAADWKAAIEEYRGKGKKIGILASEELLAVHKDAARAVYSLGLKNDVAAASQRLYAGLRYLDEQPVDVILAEAYELAGLGKAFMNRLEKAASSKYPKKQAQ; this is encoded by the coding sequence ATGGAAACAAAAATATACGACGCAGCAACAATCGACGAGGCAGCCGAACTGCTGAAAGCTGGACAATTGATTGCCTTCCCGACAGAGACTGTCTATGGTCTGGGTGCTATCGCATCAAATGATGAAGCCGTAAAAAATGTATATAAAGTAAAAGGCAGACCCAGCGACAACCCGTTGATCGTTCATGTCTCCGACCGGGAGATCGCCCAATATGTAGCCTTCGTTCCGCAACAGGCAGAAGCCTTGATGGAGGCTTTTTGGCCAGGCCCTTTGACTCTGATTTTTCCGATGAAAGAAGGGGTTTTTGCGCCGACCGTCACTGCAGGACACAACACCGTCGCGCTGCGTATGCCCGCCCAAGAACAGACGCTGGAATTGATCCGGAAAACCGGCTTTCCTTTGGTCGGACCGAGCGCGAATACGTCAGGCAAACCGAGCCCGACGGCAGCCCAGCATGTGATGCACGACCTTTCCGGGAAAATTGCGGGAATCCTTGATGGAGGAGAAACGCAGATCGGTTTGGAATCAACCGTGCTGGACTTGACCAATGCAGCCGGACCCGTCATTTTGCGTCCGGGAGCCATCACGGAAGTGCAGTTGGAGCCGATCATCGGCAAAGTGGCAGGAAGCACGCAAACAACAAATGAAGCAGAGGCTCCGAAAGCGCCGGGGATGAAGTACCAACATTATGCTCCCGCTCAACCGGTCATCCTGATCGATGGAACGGCAGCCGATTGGAAGGCCGCCATTGAGGAGTACCGCGGCAAAGGCAAGAAAATCGGCATATTGGCTTCCGAAGAACTGCTGGCTGTCCATAAGGATGCAGCGCGTGCTGTCTATTCATTGGGACTGAAGAATGATGTGGCGGCGGCATCGCAGCGTCTTTATGCCGGATTGCGCTATCTTGATGAACAACCGGTCGATGTGATTTTGGCTGAAGCCTATGAGCTTGCCGGCCTCGGGAAGGCATTCATGAATCGCCTGGAAAAAGCGGCTTCCTCAAAATATCCGAAAAAACAGGCGCAATAA
- the prmC gene encoding peptide chain release factor N(5)-glutamine methyltransferase — protein MGQSKEFSYQQALQNGALYLEQHEKSPLAAERLLLDRLGWTKTDLLMHFADPITDQEYKQYFSDIKEYVSGKPIQYIVGVEWFYGYPLKVTEATLIPRPETEELVQRALQCLEGKGPQKVLDIGTGSGAIAIAMKKERPQDEVTATDLSEEALAVAKENAKQLDADIRFLQGDLLEPVQLETFDCILSNPPYISEDEIGLMDRSVLEYEPHSALFADHDGLDLYQKMAFTLPFHLKTDGCLFMEIGFNQGEKLLELYKKAFPDKTVTIEKDLSGLDRMLIVK, from the coding sequence ATGGGTCAATCTAAGGAGTTCAGTTACCAACAAGCTTTGCAGAATGGCGCGCTTTATTTGGAACAACACGAGAAAAGTCCGCTGGCCGCTGAAAGACTGCTTTTGGATCGTTTGGGTTGGACGAAAACAGATCTGCTGATGCATTTTGCCGATCCGATCACGGATCAGGAATACAAGCAGTATTTCAGCGACATCAAAGAGTACGTCTCGGGCAAACCGATCCAATATATCGTAGGCGTCGAATGGTTTTACGGGTATCCGCTGAAAGTCACGGAAGCAACTTTGATTCCGCGTCCGGAAACGGAGGAACTCGTGCAACGGGCCCTGCAGTGCCTGGAAGGAAAGGGGCCGCAGAAGGTTCTGGACATCGGGACCGGCTCCGGCGCTATTGCCATCGCGATGAAAAAGGAACGCCCGCAGGATGAAGTGACTGCCACCGATCTGTCGGAAGAGGCATTGGCAGTGGCAAAAGAGAACGCCAAGCAGTTGGATGCGGACATCCGTTTCCTGCAAGGGGATCTGCTGGAGCCCGTGCAGCTGGAAACTTTCGACTGCATCCTCAGCAATCCGCCCTACATCAGCGAAGATGAAATCGGCTTGATGGACCGCTCCGTTTTGGAGTACGAACCGCATTCGGCGCTGTTCGCTGACCACGACGGATTGGACCTTTACCAAAAGATGGCGTTCACGCTTCCGTTCCATTTGAAGACGGACGGATGCCTGTTCATGGAAATCGGCTTCAACCAAGGCGAAAAATTATTGGAACTCTACAAAAAAGCATTCCCGGACAAAACGGTCACGATCGAAAAGGATCTGTCCGGCCTCGATCGCATGCTGATAGTCAAATAA
- the prfA gene encoding peptide chain release factor 1, whose product MYDQLDAFIIRYEELSELLSDPEVLSDTKRFLELTKEEAGLREKVSTFKRYKEVEGEIADTEELLSENLDDDMAAMAKEELSDLKKEKTELEERIKVLLLPSDPNDDKNIIMEIRGAAGGDEAALFAGTLFTMYSKFAESQGWRVEVMDANITGIGGYKEIILMISGQGAYSKLKYESGAHRVQRVPETESQGRVHTSTATVVVMPEAEEVELNIEDKDIRTDIYHASGAGGQHVNKTASAVRLTHLPTGIAVAMQDERSQIKNREKAMKILRTRVYDKISSEAQSEYDATRKSAVGTGDRSERIRTYNFPQNRVTDHRIGLTLQKLDTILSGKLDEVIDALIMADQTQKLESLNNGSI is encoded by the coding sequence ATGTATGATCAATTAGATGCATTCATTATCCGTTATGAAGAGCTTTCCGAATTGTTGAGTGATCCGGAAGTCCTTTCCGACACAAAACGATTCTTGGAATTGACCAAGGAAGAAGCGGGGCTGCGCGAGAAAGTATCGACCTTCAAGCGTTACAAAGAGGTCGAAGGCGAAATCGCCGACACCGAAGAGCTGTTGTCGGAAAATTTGGACGATGACATGGCGGCTATGGCTAAAGAGGAATTGAGCGACCTAAAGAAAGAAAAAACTGAACTTGAAGAGCGCATCAAAGTCCTGCTGCTTCCCAGCGATCCGAACGATGACAAAAACATCATCATGGAGATACGCGGGGCTGCCGGAGGGGATGAAGCTGCTTTATTCGCGGGGACGCTGTTCACGATGTACAGCAAATTCGCGGAAAGCCAAGGCTGGCGCGTCGAGGTCATGGATGCGAACATCACCGGCATCGGCGGGTACAAAGAGATCATCCTGATGATCAGCGGCCAAGGTGCCTACTCCAAACTGAAATATGAGAGCGGCGCGCACCGTGTCCAACGTGTTCCGGAAACCGAGTCACAAGGGCGCGTGCACACGTCCACTGCTACCGTCGTCGTCATGCCGGAAGCGGAAGAGGTCGAATTGAACATCGAAGATAAAGACATCCGCACAGACATCTACCATGCCAGCGGAGCCGGCGGACAGCACGTCAACAAGACGGCATCAGCGGTCCGGTTGACTCACTTGCCTACAGGGATTGCCGTTGCCATGCAGGATGAACGTTCCCAGATCAAAAACCGCGAGAAAGCGATGAAAATTTTGCGCACGCGTGTATACGATAAAATCTCTTCAGAAGCGCAATCCGAATACGATGCGACGCGTAAATCCGCAGTCGGGACAGGCGATCGTTCCGAACGGATCCGTACCTACAACTTCCCGCAAAACCGTGTTACGGATCACCGTATCGGCTTGACCCTGCAAAAGTTGGATACGATTTTGAGCGGAAAATTGGATGAAGTCATCGATGCATTGATCATGGCAGACCAAACGCAAAAATTGGAGTCCCTGAACAATGGGTCAATCTAA
- a CDS encoding thymidine kinase, producing MAQLFFKYGAMNSGKSIEILKVAYNYEEQNKSVMIFTSAIDDRDGVGYVSSRIGLKREAIPITDDTDVFLEVGKNPEKPACILIDESQFLSKAHVIQLAQIVDELAIPVMAFGLKNDFQNELFEGSKYLLLYADKIEEIKTICWFCHKKAIMNMRVVDGKPVYAGEQIQIGGNESYLPVCRNHYHHPPLA from the coding sequence ATGGCACAGTTATTTTTTAAATATGGGGCGATGAACAGCGGGAAATCGATTGAGATCCTGAAGGTTGCCTACAATTATGAAGAGCAGAACAAATCGGTGATGATCTTCACGAGCGCGATCGATGACCGTGATGGCGTAGGCTATGTCTCGAGCCGGATCGGATTGAAGCGTGAAGCCATTCCGATTACGGATGATACGGATGTATTCTTGGAAGTCGGCAAAAACCCGGAAAAGCCGGCTTGCATTTTGATAGATGAATCCCAATTCCTATCCAAAGCGCACGTTATCCAATTGGCGCAAATCGTCGACGAACTGGCAATTCCGGTGATGGCATTCGGATTGAAGAATGATTTCCAGAACGAATTGTTCGAAGGCTCAAAATATCTGTTGCTCTACGCGGATAAGATAGAAGAAATAAAAACCATCTGCTGGTTCTGCCATAAAAAAGCGATCATGAATATGCGTGTCGTGGACGGAAAACCAGTGTATGCCGGCGAGCAAATCCAGATCGGCGGAAATGAATCTTATCTTCCTGTCTGCCGGAACCATTATCACCATCCGCCATTGGCCTAA
- a CDS encoding Mur ligase family protein, whose amino-acid sequence MTIRGSLAISIGKIAQWGLQTFTKGGTSLPGKLASKLDPDVLQHLSENFDVVIITGTNGKTLTTSLTYHVLQQKFPHILTNPTGANMEQGIISTFLEGYSRKVKKERAFAVLEVDEASLVKVTKFIKPKVIVNTNVFRDQMDRFGEIYTIYQKMVDGAALAPDAVILANGDSPIFNSKELVNKQIYFGFNHEPDGDTLAHYNTDGVLCPKCQHILRYKFNTYSNLGKYYCPHCDFKRPELTYAVTKVDKLTHKSSSFEIDGHPFHTNVAGLYNVYNALAAYSVGKYFGLTPEEIQAGFSAAQQKFGRQETITVDDKEIILNLIKNPVGLNQVIDLLHYEEEPFSVVSILNDRPADGTDVSWIWDGNYEKFLDFDIPKVTVSGIRQKELTLRMKVAGIPEEKLEVLPEITDVIKGFKDAPTKKIYVMATYTAVLQLRKELANQGYIAERMK is encoded by the coding sequence TTGACTATCCGCGGTTCACTAGCAATCAGCATCGGGAAAATCGCCCAGTGGGGTCTTCAGACATTCACCAAAGGCGGAACCAGTCTGCCGGGCAAACTTGCATCCAAATTGGATCCCGACGTGTTGCAACACCTTTCTGAAAATTTTGATGTCGTCATCATCACCGGCACCAACGGCAAGACGCTGACGACATCGTTGACCTATCATGTCCTGCAACAAAAATTCCCGCATATTTTGACGAATCCGACCGGCGCCAACATGGAGCAAGGCATCATCTCCACGTTCCTGGAAGGCTATTCGCGTAAAGTAAAAAAGGAAAGAGCTTTTGCTGTTCTTGAGGTCGATGAGGCCAGTCTGGTCAAGGTGACGAAGTTCATCAAGCCGAAAGTCATCGTCAACACGAATGTTTTCCGCGATCAGATGGACCGGTTCGGAGAAATCTATACGATTTACCAAAAAATGGTCGATGGCGCTGCTTTGGCACCGGATGCCGTCATCCTGGCGAACGGGGACAGCCCGATCTTCAACTCCAAAGAACTGGTCAACAAGCAGATTTACTTCGGATTCAATCATGAACCGGATGGCGACACCTTGGCGCATTACAACACGGATGGCGTGCTTTGTCCGAAATGCCAGCACATTTTGCGCTATAAATTCAACACCTACAGCAACCTTGGGAAATACTACTGCCCGCATTGCGACTTCAAACGCCCGGAATTGACTTATGCCGTCACCAAAGTGGACAAGCTGACGCACAAGAGTTCTTCTTTTGAAATCGATGGCCATCCGTTCCATACGAATGTCGCCGGTCTCTACAATGTCTACAACGCCTTGGCTGCCTATTCGGTCGGCAAGTATTTCGGTTTGACTCCGGAAGAGATCCAGGCCGGTTTCTCGGCTGCCCAGCAAAAATTCGGCCGTCAAGAAACGATCACCGTCGACGACAAGGAAATCATCCTGAACCTGATCAAAAATCCGGTCGGCCTGAATCAGGTCATCGATCTTCTGCACTACGAAGAGGAGCCGTTCAGCGTCGTTTCCATCCTGAATGACCGCCCGGCAGACGGAACCGATGTCAGTTGGATCTGGGACGGGAACTATGAAAAATTTTTGGATTTTGATATCCCCAAAGTAACCGTCAGCGGCATCCGCCAAAAAGAGTTGACCCTGCGGATGAAGGTGGCCGGTATTCCGGAAGAAAAACTGGAAGTTTTGCCGGAAATCACAGATGTAATCAAAGGTTTTAAAGATGCTCCGACGAAAAAAATCTATGTGATGGCAACTTATACCGCTGTGCTGCAACTCCGTAAAGAGCTGGCGAACCAGGGCTATATAGCGGAAAGGATGAAATAA
- a CDS encoding adenosylcobyric acid synthase — MRLRICHLYGNLLNTYGDNGNLLMLQYCAREKGVDFETEIISLDQPFDPEKYDLVFFGGGQDYEQFIVSRDIQAKAEGIKKYIENDGVVLAICGGYQLLGHYYMDASGNKIPGISALDHYTLSQDNNRFIGDITIRSEEFDETYEGFENHNGRTFLGENMRPLGKVEKGMGNNGEDQTEGARYKNVFCSYFHGPLLVRNIHLANRIVDLAIAQHNKKIEK; from the coding sequence ATGCGACTACGTATTTGCCACTTGTACGGCAACTTGTTGAACACATACGGCGACAACGGGAATCTGTTGATGCTCCAATACTGTGCCCGTGAAAAAGGCGTCGATTTCGAAACGGAAATCATCAGTTTGGACCAACCGTTCGATCCCGAAAAATATGACCTCGTCTTTTTCGGAGGGGGCCAGGACTACGAACAGTTCATCGTTTCCAGAGACATTCAGGCTAAAGCAGAAGGAATCAAGAAATATATCGAAAACGATGGCGTGGTATTGGCCATCTGTGGCGGCTATCAATTGTTGGGTCACTATTACATGGATGCATCCGGCAACAAGATCCCCGGCATCAGCGCCTTGGATCACTACACCTTGAGCCAAGACAATAACCGGTTCATCGGTGACATCACGATCCGCAGCGAGGAATTCGATGAGACCTATGAAGGCTTCGAAAACCATAACGGACGGACCTTCCTTGGCGAAAACATGCGTCCACTCGGGAAAGTCGAAAAAGGCATGGGCAACAACGGCGAAGATCAGACCGAAGGCGCCCGCTACAAAAATGTCTTCTGTTCCTATTTCCATGGGCCCCTGTTGGTCCGCAACATCCACTTGGCAAACCGCATCGTCGATTTGGCCATTGCCCAACACAACAAAAAGATCGAAAAATAA
- a CDS encoding DUF1648 domain-containing protein, translated as MLIFSWFMVILFLILGVVNGITPFYSRLGTPFGISVPTSRQKDPYVVKLKKAFLYQNVIGSVLLAAPIFFFLLWDDEQKVEMVTSIYVTVAMFVFIFLSFLLYLHKRKQLRSWKEANRIRIEAKKAKIVIDTAYQKDLKVISHSVFVSAQLFILLVTVAVTLYFYDQIPDRFPVHWNSSNEPDRIVDKTYVNVFMLPAIQLLMIPMMFFSHYSFIKSKQKISPYLSDLSSKQSKLFRQAWSYYFLVVTVMTQLLLSGIHFFSLFFADKGAQWIIGMTIPFVVIIVGYSVYLTWKYGQGGEKLFLNEAGELPDEVTEADEERYWKWGVWYFNPEDPSIFVEKRFGIGSTLNMARWQSWAFIAGLLAFVVLTMVLSFAME; from the coding sequence ATGCTGATCTTTAGTTGGTTCATGGTGATTCTGTTTTTGATTTTGGGGGTCGTCAACGGCATTACGCCATTTTATAGCCGCTTGGGCACACCGTTTGGGATTTCGGTTCCGACATCGCGTCAGAAGGACCCCTATGTTGTGAAGCTGAAAAAAGCCTTCCTTTATCAGAATGTGATCGGGAGTGTTCTGCTCGCTGCGCCAATCTTTTTCTTTCTCCTCTGGGATGATGAACAGAAAGTGGAGATGGTCACGAGCATCTACGTGACGGTCGCAATGTTCGTTTTCATCTTCCTTTCCTTCCTGCTTTACCTGCATAAACGGAAGCAGCTCCGCAGCTGGAAGGAAGCGAACAGGATCAGAATCGAAGCGAAAAAAGCCAAAATCGTCATAGATACCGCCTATCAAAAAGATTTGAAGGTGATTTCCCATTCGGTCTTCGTCTCGGCGCAACTGTTCATCCTTTTGGTGACGGTGGCGGTCACGCTTTATTTCTACGACCAGATACCTGATCGCTTTCCTGTTCACTGGAACAGTTCGAACGAACCGGATCGGATCGTGGATAAAACGTACGTGAATGTATTCATGCTGCCGGCGATCCAATTGCTGATGATTCCGATGATGTTTTTCAGCCACTATTCCTTCATCAAATCGAAACAGAAGATTTCGCCGTATCTGTCCGATCTATCCAGCAAGCAGAGCAAATTGTTCCGCCAGGCTTGGTCCTATTATTTCCTGGTCGTGACGGTGATGACGCAGCTCCTGCTGAGCGGTATCCATTTCTTTTCCTTGTTTTTCGCAGACAAGGGTGCCCAGTGGATCATCGGCATGACGATTCCGTTCGTGGTCATCATAGTTGGGTACAGCGTCTATCTGACCTGGAAGTATGGTCAGGGCGGCGAAAAATTGTTCCTGAACGAAGCGGGCGAACTGCCGGATGAAGTGACGGAAGCGGACGAGGAGCGATACTGGAAGTGGGGCGTTTGGTATTTCAATCCGGAAGACCCATCGATATTTGTCGAAAAACGCTTCGGCATCGGAAGCACGCTGAATATGGCGAGATGGCAATCATGGGCGTTCATCGCTGGTCTGTTGGCATTTGTGGTGCTGACGATGGTGCTTTCGTTCGCGATGGAATAG
- a CDS encoding GntR family transcriptional regulator, giving the protein MFIEILPNSDTPIYTQLMYQIKIGILKGEWSFGDGLPSVRSLAGELGINMHTVNKAYNLLADEGVLVKNQKGYFVSERAMMVSNEHTKAAMQDKLKEILIDKQIFEVNDETFSGWLNEIEKELEGEEKAHADL; this is encoded by the coding sequence ATGTTCATCGAAATTCTTCCGAATAGCGATACGCCTATTTACACGCAGTTGATGTACCAAATCAAAATCGGCATCCTCAAAGGGGAATGGTCATTTGGCGACGGATTGCCGAGCGTCCGGAGCTTGGCCGGCGAATTGGGCATCAACATGCATACGGTGAATAAAGCGTATAATCTTTTGGCGGACGAAGGGGTCCTGGTGAAAAACCAGAAAGGCTATTTCGTCAGCGAACGCGCAATGATGGTATCCAATGAGCATACGAAAGCGGCGATGCAGGATAAACTCAAGGAAATCCTGATCGACAAACAGATTTTTGAGGTAAATGACGAAACGTTTAGCGGATGGCTGAATGAAATCGAGAAAGAGTTGGAAGGGGAGGAGAAGGCACATGCTGATCTTTAG
- a CDS encoding RDD family protein: MEEQITAHEERLEEIRKKKADWEEAARFSDQQERPFHRYPDYVFAGFWIRLFAYLVDLLIVQALMGILIKPIFALGGLSMQGNNIFTLYGFIQLLIFVGYFILTTKYTNGQTLGKMIFGIRVVCFKEEKLSWQTILIREGIGRYIGKTVAAIYLIAAFQNKKQHPIDMLCDTSVVTENSIRALQEGY, from the coding sequence ATGGAAGAGCAAATCACTGCGCATGAAGAACGCTTGGAAGAAATCCGGAAAAAGAAAGCCGACTGGGAGGAGGCCGCGCGATTTTCCGACCAACAGGAACGCCCGTTTCACCGCTATCCGGATTACGTATTCGCCGGTTTTTGGATCCGGCTCTTTGCCTATCTTGTCGATCTGCTGATCGTGCAGGCTTTGATGGGGATCCTGATCAAGCCGATCTTCGCTTTGGGCGGCCTCAGTATGCAAGGGAACAATATTTTCACCTTGTACGGCTTTATTCAACTGCTGATCTTTGTCGGGTATTTCATACTGACGACGAAATATACGAACGGCCAAACACTCGGGAAAATGATTTTCGGCATCCGTGTCGTCTGCTTCAAAGAAGAAAAACTCAGTTGGCAGACCATCCTGATCCGCGAGGGCATCGGCCGCTACATCGGCAAAACCGTGGCTGCAATCTATCTGATCGCTGCTTTCCAAAACAAGAAACAACATCCGATCGATATGCTTTGCGATACATCAGTCGTGACGGAAAACAGCATCCGGGCTCTGCAAGAAGGTTACTAG
- the sppA gene encoding signal peptide peptidase SppA gives MNKKRWIAVAIALVLFMASLGSQFLSSRLAGQTEDSLSQLTGNLIPGTSLQENVLESGDADSRIAVLHIEGTIQSGAGSMLTDGSSYDHDLFLEQLQAIEEDDTVKGIFLIVDSPGGGVYESAEAHDKLYRIAAEKEIPVYASMQGTAASGGYYISAGADKIYATAETTTGSIGVIMQAIEYSGLLEKLGIEYNTIKSGSLKDIGSPDRDMTEEERALLQAYVDEAYQRFVTVVSAGRDMPEEEVRAVANGMIYSGTQAQALGLVDEIAYTDDALKAMQAAYDLDDAEVFDYTSTPGLFSDFSWFFAQAAAKLTSQDNQTLTELQLLRDTFGTSAAPRLLYLYGGE, from the coding sequence ATGAACAAAAAGAGATGGATTGCGGTCGCAATCGCGCTTGTGCTTTTCATGGCATCACTCGGCTCGCAATTCCTGTCGTCCCGTTTGGCTGGCCAAACGGAGGATTCTCTTAGCCAACTTACCGGAAACCTGATTCCCGGAACGAGCCTGCAGGAAAATGTTCTGGAAAGCGGCGATGCCGACAGCCGGATTGCGGTTCTGCACATCGAAGGCACCATCCAATCAGGGGCGGGCAGTATGCTGACGGACGGTTCCAGCTATGATCATGACCTTTTTTTGGAGCAACTGCAGGCCATCGAAGAGGATGACACGGTAAAAGGAATCTTCCTGATAGTCGACAGCCCCGGTGGCGGAGTGTATGAAAGCGCGGAAGCGCACGATAAGTTGTATCGCATCGCCGCCGAAAAGGAAATTCCGGTTTACGCATCTATGCAAGGGACGGCTGCCAGCGGAGGCTATTACATCTCCGCTGGTGCGGACAAGATTTATGCCACTGCTGAAACGACAACCGGTTCGATCGGTGTCATCATGCAAGCAATCGAGTACTCCGGCCTTCTTGAAAAATTGGGGATCGAATACAATACAATCAAGTCAGGCAGCCTCAAGGACATCGGGTCGCCGGATCGGGATATGACGGAGGAAGAGCGTGCGTTGCTTCAGGCTTACGTCGATGAGGCGTATCAGCGTTTTGTCACCGTCGTTTCAGCGGGAAGGGACATGCCGGAAGAAGAGGTCCGCGCTGTTGCGAACGGCATGATTTATTCCGGTACCCAAGCCCAAGCGCTTGGATTGGTGGATGAGATAGCCTACACGGACGATGCGTTGAAAGCGATGCAAGCAGCATACGACCTGGATGATGCGGAAGTATTCGACTATACTTCGACACCTGGATTGTTTTCCGATTTTTCTTGGTTTTTCGCTCAGGCAGCTGCCAAACTGACGAGCCAGGACAACCAGACGCTTACTGAACTTCAGTTGCTACGGGATACTTTTGGGACAAGCGCTGCTCCGAGACTGCTTTATCTCTACGGAGGTGAGTGA